The Loxodonta africana isolate mLoxAfr1 chromosome 5, mLoxAfr1.hap2, whole genome shotgun sequence region GAAGTAAATACTAAAGTTCTTTATAAAGGTGAAAAAAACTAAGACAGGGCTTTACTAGAAATATCTCAGGACAAACGTAGCAGATTTCATGACAAAGATTTACTAGAGACTTCTAAAAAACAATCATGAAATGTAAGGTTACACGTTAATTAGACATACGATTTTGTACCTAACTTCAGTTAATTCTTAAAGCAGATAAAATCCGTTCAGCTCAACTGATGTTTAAAGTCAGGTGCTCTTATGACCCCAAGTTTTATTAATTCCCTTTTCTAAAAACAAATGTATTATGTGTTGGAAACATAAAATGATTACAAATTActtttaaatttgaaaattaaGCATTTTATATCAAGCAGTTTAAATTGAGTGACCGTTACAAAACAAATTGCTTTAATGTCCTCTGACATATGCTTAAATAGGCATAATTGGAGAGTAATAAATCCTAAtcataaaataaatactaaaCTCCTAGCCAAAACCCTGAAAAACACACACTGTGCAGCCTACCTGGTCTATTCTGGATGTCCCGGCTGCAGTGCACCAACTATCTTGGAGTGAATCTGAGCCCCAAGCTGGCAACTGCAAACTAGATCTCACCTTCAATAGCATAGAAGTTTACATCAGAAAGGAGCAGTTCTCTTCCCAACAcccacccacaaaaaaaaaaaaaagagaaaacaaaaaacaaaaagtccaaAGGTCTTTCTAACTTGTTTGTTCTGTCCTCTAaaggtttaaaacaaacaaacaaaaaaaaaactcatttgaaACAGCCATCATGAAATTTCATCAACCTGTAATATCAACAACATACATAAAAGGCCTGAAAAAAATGTCTTATTACTATAAGTATTAAGGCCACATTTGGAAACAGTCACTGAACAGTGAAGACAAACACGAATTTGATGTAAAAAGTCCTGATATTATTTTGCCATAATCACAGCTATACTGAATACTGTATGCTAACATACGTATAACTGATCACAGTTAAATCTATGCACAATTGTGACAATTATGGCACTTTTTAGTTtagctatgtattttttttttatattataggaGAAACACATCTTGGTGGCCTATTGaagttgaataaataaattcttAAGAAGCTGCCAATTAAAAGCTTCACTGTATGTTAAGAAATACAGTAGGTTTTTCTACAGTTATGAAGCTTATtgtgttttgagaatttttttacatGCTCAATTACATCCTTTGATAATTATTCTATGCTTAAAAcctagaacttcatttctttaatCCGTTAATTTTACCACACTAATCTATCACCCAACTTTCTACTTTGAAAGATTAACATTAGAAATAGTCGTTTACATACCATTCTTACCTGTAAGGGTAAGAGTGTATTACTATTGTTGTCTGTTCTGAACACATTATCTTCAATCCAAGATTTTGGAGTCAGCGATGGAGTAGAGCGAGTAAATTTCGGTGGTGCTATGACATTACCAGAAAATGGTTTCTTCAATGGAGATATCTGATTCATAGTTCCTGGAATTCCCATGTTCCCAGTTCTACGATGATCTCTGCCATGCATTGCTCCCCAGGACATACTTCCAGTGCCCCAGCCACTGCTCTGATGGTTGCTCCAAGGAGATTGTTTCAGAAGAGGCTGGAGAAAACACATCTATTTAAAGTATACGCATTTCAAGTGTTTATAATTCAAGTTCAATTTCGATATGAACTAAGAATTGATAAGTGAAATATATAAAGGTAATAAGGCTGGTTTATAAAAAATAGTAAGCTTACGACCTTGCTAGATTGAAAACATTTATTCAATGCCATTGGTAAATTTTCACCATCTTGTCGGCCATAAATCATAATGTAACAAGCATATATTTTGTAGCAACTGCTAAAATAAAAGccactttttttccctttagaGGGAACTGTATATACATTaagtatggagaaaaaaaatatatacttttaaaCTGATTAATTTAACTCTGAAGGTCCTTAAAGATATAAGCTGCATGGGGATCTTAAAACAAACATTCTGCTAGGCACAAGACTAAATGCATGGTCTTTACTAAAATTTCCCAGCCATGTGAGTTAAATAGTTAGACTTTGGACTCCAAAACACATTGTACCACTACAAAACTGGCTAATGATAAAGTTTGGTGTTACTCTGTTGCACAAATTAGAAATGCCTTTTAGAACAGGGAGCGAGATAGGAAATATGCCATTTAAAACTTTTAAAGTATTTCATTCTAGTTTCAGTGTAGATGCTGATAAAGTGTTTCTgtttctatttcacttaattaTGCATGAACTATTAAGCAATTATCTGATGTTACCCCTAGGTGGATCCACTGAGAtctcctaacaataaacaattacTACATGTTTTGATTTTTCTAGTAGAGATCTTAATATAAGTCACCATTTAGCTTATTCATTTTCCAaagtaaattatatttcaatcCAGAGCCTATGGTAAGAAAAGTgttcaaagaatggaaaactcACGAAAAGGCTGTAATTGTatagatctttttttaaaaaaattattaattgcCAGCTATTTTACTGCTAAGCTTTCTAATTAGGGTTTTATATTTTAATAGCTCAGTCTGAGGTTGAGCAAAAGGAAGCATGAAGCATGCAGTTACTATAAATCAATACATACAGCACTCTAAAAAATCAAACCCTGCTTCTTACAAGACACATTTTTAAATATCTGAGCTATAGTGCCTATTTTTAAACCTTGCACATGTAATATAATTTAAACAGTTAAAGGAACTTGAACAAACCTCTTCTTTCTCGATGGCCTTTTCTCACTAAATTAGATTCACTATTTGAAGTTCTCTTCCAGTTATCTAAAATTCCATATAAAAGCTGTGTGAACACTTACTACTCCATTACAAGACCCACCGCCTTAGTACAAAAGCAAATAATACTTAAAATATGGACCATAATAAATGTTCTTCTAACATTCTATAAATCATGGCTTTAACAATGGTAATAATAAAACCTATAATTTTCTGTAGCTTGTTTCCAGTTTGAAAAAACATACTGAAACACAAAATAAACCTACTATGTTGCTCAAGATTAGGTAAATCATGGAAGAGCAAACTATTTCCAAATTTGATATTTTTATTCCTTATATGACACACTCTCCTTTCTCCGTAAGAAACCAGTCATTCAACAACTGTTAATTTTTACTTTGGTTAATACAGATTCATAGTATCCACCTTTTAAAAAGGTTAACCCTTTAAAACTTTAACCAGTCAATGGAAAAAGTTATGTAAGTAAACACTGATTAAGGTCAAATTTTTCTTCTCTGTCAATCCTTAACCACATTATCCCAAGCACCTTACCCCAAGCAGAGAAAATGGCCTTAAACAGAATGGTCAGTACAGTAAACGCTGACCAGATTAAAAACACTCCTTCAATGTCAATTATCCGACCCAGCAGCCACACAAGAAGTGAAGGTGATAGGAAGATGATCTTGATTCAGAAAGaccccaaataaataaaacctcaACCTGTTATTTCATGATTACATTACCCACTTAaaatatgctgttgttaggtgttatagagtcgatttttgactcacagcgaccctatacgacaaagtataactgcccccatagggtttccttgactgtaacctttacgaaagcagattgccaggtctttttcccgcagagcctgctcggtgggttcaaaccgtcaacctttccgttagcagcccagagcttaaccattccaaaaccaaaccgctgccgtcgagtcgattctgactcatagtgaccctataggacagagtagaaccgccctagagagtttccaaggagcgcctggtggattcgaactgacgatctcttggttagcagccacagctcctaaccactacgccaccagggtttccagtttaacCACTACTCACCCATTAACCACTAACCAGCCCAAATTCAAGAGAAAAGCTAAGGTCCGAAAGACGTACTAGTCTTCTCCTCAGCGAACACACGGATCCCGGACTCCAGGCTTTCAGTGCTTTTGTAAAAGCCCCAGCCACGTCCCGCCCGCACGGCCGCCCCAGCTCCAGCCCTCGCGCGGCGGCTCGGTTTTCGCCCGCTGAGCCGCCACCGACGGTTCCCGGGGTCAAGTCATCTGACAGCTCCCGCAGGTCCCGGGACCAGGCCGCCGGCCGCCTGACTGGACCGGACCGGACCGGACCGGCCGGGCGCTGCCGGCTCACCCCGGCCCCAGCGACGGAGCCGCGCCGCCGGCCGCCTGACTGGACCGGACCGGCCGGGCGCTGGGGAGCGGACCCGCCCGCCGCCGGCTCCGGCCTCTGAGGCGAGCTCTGTCGCCGGCCAAGGATGAACcaaacaagctctcaaaaaaaacGGCGTCTCTGCCCGTCCCCTCACCGGCCACCGAGGAAAGCCACGGGCCCACACGCACCCTCTCCGGCCATCGTTTCCCCGGCCCCGGTTCGCCTCCCACGGCCGCTCCTCGGCTCCTGCCGCCGGGACCCGCCGCGCCTCCCGAGGTCCGAGAACCGCGGGCCCCCGGGCCGGAGGCGGCTGGCGGGGCCCCGGGTTCGCGCGGAGCCCGGCTCCGAGGGACGGGACACACGACGgacgcgcccgcccgcccgcccgctcctgCCCCCGCCGCCCCGGGCGTTCGACGGGGCGCCCGGCGGGGCGTGGCGGCCAGAGTGACCCGGCTCCGGAGCCCTCGCAGCCCACGGTGGCCGGTGGCCGCGCCGACCGCTCGCCGCACGCCCCGCCGGGGTATGTCCCGCCCTCGCTCCGGGGAGCGACCCGCGTCGCCTGCCGTCTGAGGGCCGcggcgcccgcccgcccgcccgccgcccgcccGGCGCCTACCTGGTGGTGGTTGTAGGAGTTCCTCTGCTGCAGGAAGGCGGCGGCGGCCGCCTGGTGCTGCTGCTGGAGCTGCGGGCTGACGGGCGACCTCCGGCTCTGCGGCTGCTGCGGCGCCGCGGGCGGCGGGGGCTGCTGCTGAGGTAAATTCATggcgggcggcggcggggggggcaCCGCGGCCGCCGAGAAGGGGCCGCCgaagccgccgccgccgccgccgccgccggccggcaCGCTGAGCCCCGCGCAGCCGTGCGGCGACACCGGCGAGAAGCTGGGGAAGAAGGCCGGGTTCATGGACGACGGCAGCCCGGGGTAGAAGCCGTTCTCCGAGTCGGGGCTGGGCGGCGGCATGGCGCTGAGCGGGCCGCCGCCGCCACTCGGGGTGGCGGCCGAGGAGCCGGGCGGCTGCGGCGGCGGCTGGGGCGGCTGCTGggtcggcggcggcggcggcgcctgGGGCGGCGGCTGGGGCtggggcggcggcggcgacgcGGTCTGCACCGACCAGGGGGTGCCGAAGCcgggcagcggcggcggcggcggcgacgcgGAGCCGCCTCCCCCTCCGCCTCCCGGgggccccccgcccccgccgccgccgccgccaccgcctccgccgccgccgccgcccgggtGCGAAAGGTCCGGGCTCTGCAGGCTGCTGAAGGCGCCCGCGCCGAGCGCCCCGCCGGGCAGGAGGTTACTGGAACTGTTGAGGAGAGGGTGGTTGGGGGACTCCATGGAGCCCGGCGCGGGGTTCACCGGCGGCGTCGAGGCGGCCAAGCCCGCATTGGGGGGCTCGGCGGCGCTGCCCTCGCCCGCGGCCGGGGTCTTGCGAGGGCTGCCCGCGCCTCCGTGGCGGTGCCGCGGGGCTGCGGGCGGCGAGGGTGGGAGCTTCGGGAGCGGGGGCAGGTCGGCCAGGCGCTGCCGCGGGGCGAAGTCCTGCGGCGGGAGGTGCTGCGGTTGCGGGAGCTGgaacggcggcggcggcggcttgTGCGGCGGCTGGCGCTGGGCGAGCTGCGCCGAGCGGAGGAGCGgcccgggcggcggcggcggcgggctgaACCGGCAGAGGCAGtggagcggcggcggcggcggcttgGAGTCCGGAGGGTGGGGAAGGTGGGGGGGGCTGAACTCTTTCCTCTTCTGGCTgctcagctgctgctgctgctgctgcttacTGAAGTCCTGCGGGGAGGAGGTGCGGCAGCAGCAGCGGGAGGAGGCGGAGGCGGAGGCGGGGTGGTACAGACTCGGTTTGAAGTCCTGGGAGGGGAGGAGGTGGGTCACACCCGCGTTCGTGCCGCCGCCGGGGTGGTGGTTGGGGAGTTTCTCCGCGGCCGCCGCCCCAGAGAGCGGCCGCGCCGGCTGCTGTGTCAGGCCCGGCAGCGGCTCATCCTGCATGGTCTGCTGATGCGCCGGGAACGGGGAGGAAGAGGAAGCGAGCGAGCTGCCTGCGCGGCCGCAGCCGAGGGGGATGGAGAAGGGGGAGGCGGCCTCCGAGAAGCCGGTGACAGGCAACGGCGGCGGCGAGAGCGGGCAGAAGGGCGTGGCAGAGGGCAGCGGGGCGGTGGCCGCGGCAGGCCCCGCGGCGTAGGGGCGGTACGGCCCGCCGCTGAGTGGGGTCCCGGGGCTGCCGCTGCGGAGCGGGGCGGCCTGCAGCAGCCCGAACCCGAAGTCCCTCATTTATCAGGCCGGCGGCCGCGGGAGGAGACGCGCCCCGGCCCCTGCCCTGCCTAGGACGCCGCCAGATCTGGGGCGGCGCGGCCGTGGTGGACGGAGGGGGGAGTCAGTGAGACAAGGACACCGTGATTGAGCCGAGGGACGACCGACTTCGGCCGGCCACCCCTCACGGCGGTCTCCGCCGCCTCCCGAGACCGGCTCGGGCctcgccgccgctgccgccgccaccCCGGTCGCTTAAGAACCCCGGAACGTGCGTCAGCGCCACCTCACAATCGCTCCGCCCCCACCAGCGCGTCCCGGCACGCGCGGGCGCGAGGCCGCCCCGCCCCCTGCCCCGCCCATTCATTAATATGCAGAGCTGCTTCGGGGCGCGCGCACGCTGTGCAGCTCGCGCctccgggggcggggggagagcgGGAGCGAGCGGCGCGTGCCCCGTCAGGCCCCCGGCGCGGAGAGGAAAGGGAAAGCCGGTTGGAGGGGCGGGCGGCTGACAGGGGTCTCGGGCGCCGGGCGCACGCGCCCACGGGAGGCAAGCCAGAGCGGGCGGCGCGGCGGTTCCTGGGCAACGGCCCCTCCCGGCCCTGGGGCGCACGGGCCCCTCCCTCACCCTCCGCGGCCCCACCTCCTTCCTGTCACCTCTGCCCCGCCCCCAGTCACGTGAGGCCCGGCGACAGCGGCCGAGGCTTCCCAGGACCGGGCTGGCCCgcgagggaaactgaggcccgggATCCCGACGGGGTGGAGGGGGGGAAGCTCAGGGTCCCGGCGGCCGCGCTGGGCCTGAAGCCCCCATAGGAACGGAGCCAGGTGCCCTGGGGCCGCTCGCCCGCTGGCTCGGCGTGGGTCCTTTCCCAGTCTCGCTGGTCGGGTTTTGGCTGCTGTTCGCCCCACACCTCGTGCGCCACCAGGTCCCCGCCTTCGCGCTACCCTCAGTGCCCTGTAAGTGCCTTCCCGGTTTGTTTCCGTTTTCAAGCTCCCTTGCGGTGCGCTGTCATCAGCCTCCCTGTAGCACATGAAGCGTTTTTCTGTCGGGTAAACACCAAGCACTGGAGCcccgtgtgtctgtcagttttgcTTCAGCAAAGAACAAAGTCCCTGGAACAGAACACGGCTCCATGTGGTTATTTACACGCATATCGGCATATAATGGGTTCCAAGCCGAGTTCCCCTGGTAACTAGCCCTGGTCCAGCTCCAAGTCCCGGTATTTCAAGAAAGCATTAAAAGCGCGATCATCACGGATCCTCTCCACCACATTCTTGCCTGCCCGCATCCCCACTCTCTTCCCCCGGGGAGACTCTAATTTAAACATTTCCGAAGCTTTATGAATTTTCAAGGAAGAAAGATTTCTCACTCAGGAAAAAAAGGAGGTTCTGACTCAGCAGCCTACTTGTTGAGGCTTGCAAAATGGAAGGGAGAGAGCTTTCCTTGGTAGAGTTCACCCGTAAAGCCTCAGAAGAGGAACTAACTAATCCTGTGAATTTCCTTTCCGAAAGAAACATTTTACAtcgaaaaatatatatatatttgagggcctaaataaagaacaacaatgataGTATGTAATAAAATGAGTTTCATGTACCTGTTTTGCAATTTTAACTGTTTTTCTTGGTGTTTAGAGGAGTTACTCTCCTGAAAGAAACGTAGACTATAGATTCTAATTGCAAAAGCAGTAGAAGATGGGCTCAGACTCTACTTGATTTTGCTTGACAACTGGACTAAGATGAAACGTTTAATGTTGTAAATTAGCTCACACTTAACGATGTAGACAGAGTACATTTATATGAACTCTTATTTgctattatttgattttttttaattttatgtaaatggagaaaattctgacattgtcaaggatttcatgttacttggaccCGAAATCAACACCtacgaaagcagcagtcaagaaatcaaaagacgtattgcattgggcaaatctgctgcaaaagacctctttgaagtgttgaaaagcgaagattcactttgaaaactaaggtgcacctgacccaagccacagtattttcaatcacctcatatgcatgtgaaagctggacaatgaataagaaagaggaagaagaattgatgcgtttgaatactggtgttgccaaagaatattgactataccatggaatgtcaaaagaacaaacaaatctgtcttggaagatgtataactggaatgcttcttaaaaacgaggatagtgagactttgtcttatgtacttcggacatgttatctggagggaccagtccttggagaaggtcggcggaaaagaagaccctcaacgagatagattgacgaAGTGGCTGCTgaaattgcgaggatggcacaggactgggcaatgttctgttggacgtagggtcgctatgagtcagaactgactcagtggcacctaacaacattacttAAATTTGATTTCAGCTTCTGTTACTTTagtgtttcaaaattatataaatcACACGGTAGACAGGAAGCAACATTGCAAGGGGGAAAATGTTTTATGTATAATGTTTTATGACTGATATCTTGTCTAATAAACTAATTTTGATATTGCTTttatagtaagaaaaaaaattatccttaAAACTCATAAATGGTTCCAAACTTGGTCAGGCGAATAAACCATTTTTAACaatcaggcaaaatacagaactgGAGAAGTACATTTATTATTCTAAATTACAGTGTTCAGAAAATAACCAGAGCTCattagaattaaaaaatacaaatggccTTTTTCACAGCACCTACTGACATATTCTTAAATAATATCCATTAATATATTTTACAGGGAAAGTGCTTCAACAACCGAGGCATGTAAACTCTATGAATGTATAACATTTTTCCTAAGTATCATTGTATATGATTGGATTCATTTCTAAGTCCAACAATAAATcttgaaagaggaagaaaatataggCATAAAGCTTAGCTCAATCATTGGTCAAAattgcagttgttgttgttaggtgtcctcaacttgtcctggtctgtcttagtctggaagctcaggtgaaacctgtccaccatgggtgaccctgctggtatttgaataccagtggcatagcttccagcatcacagaaacacacaagcccccacggtaagacaaactgacagaggtcTTCATTAGTGTGATGATGTAAAGAGAAGAGAGAGGGCTTTTACATTTAAAAGCCAATGGTGACTTTCTGGACTAGAGTTTGAACCAAACAAGATTTTTTTGATATTCTGGTCCTGATTTTGTTTTAGAACATTCCGAACTCTTTGAAATGGGGAAAAGCTGTTGAAGTCAAGTCTCGTATTTGGTAATAAGGTCAAATTTCAGattacccattgccttcaagttgatcccaactcatagtgatcctacaggacagagtagaactgtcccatagggcttccaaggctataatctttatgtaagtggactgcaacatctttcttcctcagagctgctggtgggttggaacctctgaccttcccttggcagccgagcacttaaccactgtgccaccagagctccttaaacttCATATTAAGTATACAAAGTTCCAACTGGCAGAACTACTTACTGTCTTAGCATCTCAGAGTGAAATAGTCTTCTAGGACAAcgttttttaaattttcagcTCATGACCTAATACACCAGTGTATACCAGTTGTCtgcagagtcagttccaactcatggaaaccccatgtgtgtcaaagtagaactgtgctccgtagggttttcaatggcttttttgAGAGAGAGGAAAGTTACATTCTGGCACCTAAAACTTAAAGAGGTGAGTTTCCCATCATTGAAAATATTCAAACAGAAAGGTTTCCTATAATTGGgatgggggtggggcggggagaTTAGGAGGGAGGACAAAGTCTGGTGTTTTGGTGTTCTAAGTAGTGCCCAGATCCTTTGAGCCTATATTATGATCTTTTTTTatatgaaaacattttaaatctATGCCCCTATATTAGGCCCTGATTTTATTCAACTGTCCCTTGTTCAGTGACTCCTGGTATCCTGACAAGTGTTTCAAAACAATATTTTTGTCTACAacctaatacacacacacatgaaacTGAAATGGAGCTTTTATGAAACAATTCTTACTCTTAATTCATGcagaaaactttatttttaaattctatttactttttaaaatgttggtATCAAATCACTAAACTGATTTTAAGACCAATTACTACATcagggcagttcgaatccaccctcaggagaaaggcctagtgatctacttaagAAAAaccgccattgaaaaccctgtggagcacagttctgctctgacacacatggggttgccatgagtcggagttaacTCCACGGACGACTGGTGTATACCAGTATATTAGTTCATGAGCCGAAATTAAAAGGACACTGTCCTAGAAGACTATTTCACGTCTTCTCTATCTCAAAGCCTCCTGACACTTTCTATCCTCACCCTCAGCTGCTGACCTGGCTTCTTATTTCACTGAGGAAATAGAAGCAGTCACAGGAGAACTTCCACAGATCCGCACTGCTACCATTTCCAGTCACTCCACATCTGTCCCTGTTCTcgtccccttcccctcctgctaCCATGGGTGACCTGTTTGAGCACCTACCTAAGGTCAGCCCCTCCGCTGGTGCACCAGATCCTACCCCTTCACCTAGGATTATGGCTCCAACAATTCCCCTTTCCCCTTTA contains the following coding sequences:
- the CPEB2 gene encoding cytoplasmic polyadenylation element-binding protein 2 isoform X4, yielding MRDFGFGLLQAAPLRSGSPGTPLSGGPYRPYAAGPAAATAPLPSATPFCPLSPPPLPVTGFSEAASPFSIPLGCGRAGSSLASSSSPFPAHQQTMQDEPLPGLTQQPARPLSGAAAAEKLPNHHPGGGTNAGVTHLLPSQDFKPSLYHPASASASSRCCCRTSSPQDFSKQQQQQQLSSQKRKEFSPPHLPHPPDSKPPPPPLHCLCRFSPPPPPPGPLLRSAQLAQRQPPHKPPPPPFQLPQPQHLPPQDFAPRQRLADLPPLPKLPPSPPAAPRHRHGGAGSPRKTPAAGEGSAAEPPNAGLAASTPPVNPAPGSMESPNHPLLNSSSNLLPGGALGAGAFSSLQSPDLSHPGGGGGGGGGGGGGGGGGPPGGGGGGGSASPPPPPLPGFGTPWSVQTASPPPPQPQPPPQAPPPPPTQQPPQPPPQPPGSSAATPSGGGGPLSAMPPPSPDSENGFYPGLPSSMNPAFFPSFSPVSPHGCAGLSVPAGGGGGGGGFGGPFSAAAVPPPPPPAMNLPQQQPPPPAAPQQPQSRRSPVSPQLQQQHQAAAAAFLQQRNSYNHHQPLLKQSPWSNHQSSGWGTGSMSWGAMHGRDHRRTGNMGIPGTMNQISPLKKPFSGNVIAPPKFTRSTPSLTPKSWIEDNVFRTDNNSNTLLPLQDRSRMYDSLNMHSLENSLIDIMRAEHDPLKGRLSYPHPGTDNLLMLNARSYGRRRGRSSLFPIDDGLLDDGHSDQVGVLNSPTCYSAHQNGERIERFSRKVFVGGLPPDIDEDEITASFRRFGPLVVDWPHKAESKSYFPPKGYAFLLFQEESSVQALIDACIEEDGKLYLCVSSPTIKDKPVQIRPWNLSDSDFVMDGSQPLDPRKTIFVGGVPRPLRAVELAMIMDRLYGGVCYAGIDTDPELKYPKGAGRVAFSNQQSYIAAISARFVQLQHGDIDKRVEVKPYVLDDQMCDECQGARCGGKFAPFFCANVTCLQYYCEFCWANIHSRAGREFHKPLVKEGADRPRQIHFRWN
- the CPEB2 gene encoding cytoplasmic polyadenylation element-binding protein 2 isoform X6, which translates into the protein MRDFGFGLLQAAPLRSGSPGTPLSGGPYRPYAAGPAAATAPLPSATPFCPLSPPPLPVTGFSEAASPFSIPLGCGRAGSSLASSSSPFPAHQQTMQDEPLPGLTQQPARPLSGAAAAEKLPNHHPGGGTNAGVTHLLPSQDFKPSLYHPASASASSRCCCRTSSPQDFSKQQQQQQLSSQKRKEFSPPHLPHPPDSKPPPPPLHCLCRFSPPPPPPGPLLRSAQLAQRQPPHKPPPPPFQLPQPQHLPPQDFAPRQRLADLPPLPKLPPSPPAAPRHRHGGAGSPRKTPAAGEGSAAEPPNAGLAASTPPVNPAPGSMESPNHPLLNSSSNLLPGGALGAGAFSSLQSPDLSHPGGGGGGGGGGGGGGGGGPPGGGGGGGSASPPPPPLPGFGTPWSVQTASPPPPQPQPPPQAPPPPPTQQPPQPPPQPPGSSAATPSGGGGPLSAMPPPSPDSENGFYPGLPSSMNPAFFPSFSPVSPHGCAGLSVPAGGGGGGGGFGGPFSAAAVPPPPPPAMNLPQQQPPPPAAPQQPQSRRSPVSPQLQQQHQAAAAAFLQQRNSYNHHQPLLKQSPWSNHQSSGWGTGSMSWGAMHGRDHRRTGNMGIPGTMNQISPLKKPFSGNVIAPPKFTRSTPSLTPKSWIEDNVFRTDNNSNTLLPLQDRSRMYDSLNMHSLENSLIDIMRAEHDPLKGRLSYPHPGTDNLLMLNGRSSLFPIDDGLLDDGHSDQVGVLNSPTCYSAHQNGERIERFSRKVFVGGLPPDIDEDEITASFRRFGPLVVDWPHKAESKSYFPPKGYAFLLFQEESSVQALIDACIEEDGKLYLCVSSPTIKDKPVQIRPWNLSDSDFVMDGSQPLDPRKTIFVGGVPRPLRAVELAMIMDRLYGGVCYAGIDTDPELKYPKGAGRVAFSNQQSYIAAISARFVQLQHGDIDKRVEVKPYVLDDQMCDECQGARCGGKFAPFFCANVTCLQYYCEFCWANIHSRAGREFHKPLVKEGADRPRQIHFRWN